In Pseudomonas sp. LRP2-20, the genomic window CGCCAGCACTTCGAGCGTTTGCGGGTAAGGGTGGCCGATCAGCACTGCCGAGCCTTGCTTGCGCGCCAGGGCGATACCTTGTTGCAGTTGCCCGGTGATCGCCTCGGTGGTGCGTACGTCATCGAGGAACACATCCCGTGAGACATGCGCCAACCCTTGTGCCTGTGCTTCTGCCGCTGCGACCGTGGCAGCACTGGTACGGCTGTCGACGAAGAACAGATGACGCCTCTGCAGCTCGCCCATCAGCCAGGCCATCGGTTCGCGTTGAGCGGTCATGCGGCTGCCCATGTGGTTGTTGATGCCGGCGGCGTACGGGACCTTGGCCAGGGCTGCGTCCAGGCGCCGGCCCAGCTCTTCGATGGGGATGCCGGGGTGCCAGGCGTAGGGGCCTGTGGCCGGGTCCATGGGCATGTGCAGGATCACCGTCTTGCCCGCCTTGTGGGCTTGGCGGGCGAAGTCGGTGGCATGTGGCGTGTCGGGCATGATCGCCATGGTGACCGGCCCGGGGAGGGCGAGGGTGCGGCTGTCGCGCTCGGGGCTCTGGCCCAGG contains:
- a CDS encoding divergent polysaccharide deacetylase family protein, with product MRYLLCLLFCLMAGVAQAAPAGKAYLSIIIDDLGQSPERDSRTLALPGPVTMAIMPDTPHATDFARQAHKAGKTVILHMPMDPATGPYAWHPGIPIEELGRRLDAALAKVPYAAGINNHMGSRMTAQREPMAWLMGELQRRHLFFVDSRTSAATVAAAEAQAQGLAHVSRDVFLDDVRTTEAITGQLQQGIALARKQGSAVLIGHPYPQTLEVLARELPRLKDQGVTLIRLQQMIAERGNQAMPAHGKHGRYSNR